The sequence below is a genomic window from Sporichthya brevicatena.
GGAGAAGTCCAGGGGCGGTCCGATCTTCACCCCGACGCGGGCGATCTTCGGGATCACCTTCCCCGGCGGCTGGATCTTCTCGGTGTCGACCATCGCGACCGGCAGGACGGGGACGCCCGCCTTCAGCGCGAGCCGGGCGACGCCGGTCCGGCCGCGGTACAGCCGGCCGTCCGGGGAGCGGGTGCCCTCGGGGTAGATGCCGAACAGCTCGCCGCGGCGCAGGACCTCCAGGCCGGCGTTGAGGGCGGCGTCGGAGGCGGTCCCGCCGGAGCGGTTCATCGGGATCTGGCCGACCCCGCGGAAGAACCCCGCGCTGAACCGGCCCTTGAGGCCCGTCCCGGTGAAGTACTCCTCCTTGGCCACGAACGTGATCCGGCGCGGCACCACCAGCGGCAGGAAGAACGAGTCGGAGAACGAGAGGTGGTTGCTGGCGAGGATCGCCGGGCCGTCGGTGGGGATGTGCTCCAGCCCCTCCACCCACGGGCGGTAGAGCACCCGCAGCAACGGCCCGAGCGCGAGATGCTTGAGGAACCAGTACAGCAACCCGCACCCCTCCCTGAAGACCGGTCGTCGCCGCCGGAAGCCTAGGGCCGCGCCACGTACCATTCCCTCGTGCCGATTCTGCCGGGGGCGGAGCCCTATCACCACGCGGGCGGCCCCGTCGGCGCCCTGATGTGCCACGGATTCACCGGGAGCCCCCAGTCGATGCGCCCCTGGGCGGAGCATCTGGCCGCCGCCGGCCTCACCGTGGCCCTGCCGCGGCTGCCCGGCCACGGCACCCGGTGGCAGGACGCCAACATGACCACCTGGGACGACTGGTACGCCTGCATCGAGCGGGAGTTCCTCGCGCTGCGGGAGCGCTGCGAGGCGGTGTTCGTCTGCGGTCTGTCCATGGGCGGGACGCTCAGCCTGCGCCTCGCCGAGCAGCACGGCCGCGACCTGGCCGGCGTCGTCGTCGTGAACCCGTCGGTGATCGGCCTGGACCCCCGGCTCAAGGTCCTGCCGGTCCTGCAGCGGGTCCTCCCCTCGCTCGGGGGCATCGGCAGCGACATCAAGAAGCCGGGGGTCGACGAGCTGGCCTACTCCCGGGTCCCCCTGCGCGCGCTGTACTCGCTGCGCCGGGCCTGGGACGTCGTCCGCGCGGACCTGCCCAAGGTCACCCAGCCGCTGCTCCTGCTGCGCAGCGCGGAGGACCACGTCGTCGAGCCGGAGAGCTCGCGCCTGGTGCTGGCCCGGGTCTCGTCGACGGACGTCACCGAGATCGTGCTCGAGGACAGCTACCACGTCGCAACGCTCGACAACGACGCCGACCGGATCTTCGGCGAGAGCCTGGACTTCATCCGCCGCATCCGGCCCACGGTGACGTCGGGGTGAGCACCCCCCACCGGACCAACGGGCTCTCCGCGGAGCGCTGGGTGCCCCTGGTCGACCTGGAGCCCCAGCTGGCGGACGCCCTGCTGGAGGCGC
It includes:
- a CDS encoding lysophospholipid acyltransferase family protein produces the protein MLYWFLKHLALGPLLRVLYRPWVEGLEHIPTDGPAILASNHLSFSDSFFLPLVVPRRITFVAKEEYFTGTGLKGRFSAGFFRGVGQIPMNRSGGTASDAALNAGLEVLRRGELFGIYPEGTRSPDGRLYRGRTGVARLALKAGVPVLPVAMVDTEKIQPPGKVIPKIARVGVKIGPPLDFSRYAGLEDDRFVLRSVTDELMYELMQLSGQEYVDMYASAAKEAQARPST
- a CDS encoding alpha/beta hydrolase, coding for MPILPGAEPYHHAGGPVGALMCHGFTGSPQSMRPWAEHLAAAGLTVALPRLPGHGTRWQDANMTTWDDWYACIEREFLALRERCEAVFVCGLSMGGTLSLRLAEQHGRDLAGVVVVNPSVIGLDPRLKVLPVLQRVLPSLGGIGSDIKKPGVDELAYSRVPLRALYSLRRAWDVVRADLPKVTQPLLLLRSAEDHVVEPESSRLVLARVSSTDVTEIVLEDSYHVATLDNDADRIFGESLDFIRRIRPTVTSG